In one window of Candidatus Poribacteria bacterium DNA:
- a CDS encoding tetratricopeptide repeat protein: MRPLKKRPSKNTHLNELQGKIKKIIVIIFFLCLPLSGIIAEKSGDHSAYVQHVEQGLLSMFQGDNLQAISEFEAALTIEPDHYEILHYLGMANAQVEFWNKSVENYQRSLALMPDNIEGLYSLGVAYFRLDQWTDAVPSLQRVIELSPQHARGYEMLGKSLVKLRRYAEAVPILTKALTLTPHTAGLYYERGTAHLNLNAYPEAIENFKLAITHGPTGYAEPHYGLGTAYFRSGDREKSRAEMQIYQRLQKEFAEYERLTRLTRAEPNNLEAWTELATLLMNQKNYAKAVSVFQKCIELAPNNAHFYHGLSRAFMSLNYPKHAAEAARKAVQLMPNQAILYNTLGSTYAMQGESQKALDAFRKAVELDSDEPHYHLNLSRIYQGIGNQKLAQEHHRIYEYLLSKQK; encoded by the coding sequence ATGAGACCCCTGAAGAAACGCCCAAGCAAAAACACCCACCTCAACGAACTGCAAGGTAAAATTAAAAAGATAATTGTAATTATCTTTTTCCTCTGTTTGCCGCTATCTGGAATTATTGCCGAAAAATCCGGTGACCACAGTGCATACGTCCAACACGTAGAGCAGGGGCTCCTTTCCATGTTTCAAGGCGACAATCTGCAAGCTATCTCCGAGTTTGAAGCCGCACTCACGATTGAACCCGATCATTACGAAATCTTGCACTACCTCGGCATGGCAAACGCCCAAGTGGAATTCTGGAACAAATCCGTTGAAAACTACCAACGCTCCTTAGCACTGATGCCTGACAACATCGAAGGGCTCTACTCGCTTGGTGTTGCCTATTTCAGGCTTGATCAGTGGACAGATGCCGTGCCAAGTCTCCAACGGGTCATAGAGCTTTCACCGCAACACGCACGCGGGTATGAAATGCTCGGTAAATCACTCGTAAAACTCCGTCGCTACGCCGAAGCCGTTCCGATCCTGACAAAGGCACTTACGCTGACACCACATACCGCAGGTCTCTATTATGAACGCGGCACGGCGCATCTCAATCTAAATGCATACCCCGAAGCGATAGAGAACTTCAAACTGGCAATAACGCATGGTCCAACAGGTTATGCTGAGCCACACTACGGACTCGGCACGGCGTATTTTCGATCAGGCGACCGGGAGAAAAGCAGAGCGGAAATGCAAATCTATCAGCGGCTTCAAAAGGAATTCGCTGAATACGAACGCCTCACCCGTCTCACGCGAGCGGAGCCGAACAACCTTGAAGCATGGACGGAATTAGCCACCCTTCTCATGAACCAAAAAAACTATGCCAAGGCAGTCTCAGTCTTTCAGAAATGCATTGAACTCGCACCCAATAATGCCCACTTCTATCATGGACTGAGCCGTGCCTTCATGAGTCTTAACTATCCTAAACATGCCGCGGAAGCCGCCAGAAAAGCCGTCCAACTGATGCCGAACCAAGCGATTCTCTACAACACCCTCGGTAGCACTTACGCCATGCAAGGCGAATCGCAAAAGGCACTGGATGCATTCCGAAAAGCCGTCGAACTCGATAGCGACGAGCCTCACTACCACCTCAATCTTTCAAGAATCTATCAGGGCATCGGCAACCAAAAACTCGCGCAGGAGCATCATCGCATCTATGAATATCTTTTGTCCAAACAGAAGTAG